Within the Eleginops maclovinus isolate JMC-PN-2008 ecotype Puerto Natales chromosome 5, JC_Emac_rtc_rv5, whole genome shotgun sequence genome, the region GCAGGTGTGGACATCCAGCTCCCTAAAGATGTATGTGTGTTCCTGGTCAATCGTATTTATGCTGTCATGGCTTCGTTGGTAGCCTTTTACTTGCCAATGGCTATCATGCTAATAGCTTACTGGAAAATCTTCAAAGCTGCCAAGCGGCAGGCCAGGCAGATCAGCGCCATGGAAAGCCAGATGGCTGCTGGAGTCGGAAAAGATTCaagcaagaaaaaaagacacagaaacactatgaagagggaaagaaaggcaGCAAAAACGTTGGGTATCATCATGGGAGTTTTCCTAATCTTCTGGATGCCCTTCTTTACAGTCAACATTGTGGACCCGTTTATTGAATACAGCACGGAGGTGGTTGTCTGGGACATATTTTTGTGGCTAGGATATATCAACTCCTCTTTAAATCCTTTCCTATATGGTTTCTTCAACCGTTCCTTCCGTAGGGCATTCCTCATGTTCATTGGCTGCAGGGTATGCCTGCCTGGATCCTCCCCTGGGATGGATCTGTCGCACACTAGGAAAGAGCCAAATGAACGTGCAGATCaacaatgaattaaaaaatagtGTCTGTATATTTTGTTTAGCCATTCAAAGATTATTGAACACTAAGAGTTACCTTTTGTAAATGAAGGGGCAATATTAAGAGTGTTTTAACCACAAATGTCTTTCAACTGGATGTgtttaaatcacaataaatgTTATACTATAAAAATATTAGTGGCGGGAGTCTGCCTCCAACAACCACTTAATAAAGATTTCTTAAAtcacctgtttttcttttatgtaaaGGAAGTGGGCTCTGTGGTACCAACATTTTGATGTTCTAACTTTTGTTTTGAGTCTGCCACAAAGGGTTTTTCTATTTCCACTTCTAAGTATATTGCCTCTGGATTATGGCCATGTTTATCCAAATGCAAGAAATGTGTCATATTTTAAATTTCAGCCAGAAGTGGTTGTGAGCTGCAGGAATCATTTTGAAAGATTTACCCTTTACCTGCCAGTCAGTGTCTACTCTTCATGTCTTAGTCTAGGATATGAAAGGCTCTATCTTGAAGTTGAATCATTCATGTGTACATAGCGACGATCAAGGCTGTGGtatgttcttttttaataagAAGAGAAGCTTCAAATGGAATCAGATAGGTCTAGACATTGCTCaacagtttttcaaatgtacgtGGGGGGAGGGTATTTGGAAGACAGGCGAGGCAATACTTGAAGAGGCAGCAGGGTTTGTGAAGCATCCAAGGGTGGCAAAGAGAGATTTACATACCAGGTAAACACCTTATTAATACTTTGTCATGATcttagtttttgtatttcattttttctttgactggtgtcatgtctgtttttccttcctgtctctgttttccctcctgtttgattgcCTGATTTTGTGTTTTGCCTTCCCTCCCTAGCTGTGTTGTGTCTTcgtgattacccttgtgtgcATATAGGCCTGTCTCcccttgtgttctttgttgGTTTGTCACCTcttttcctgtctgtttccccAATGGCCTGCCCGTAATCACGTTCTTGTTTCTCGTGTCCTCTCTACTcgttcagtttttctttctttttttatttggttgtgCCATGTTTTTGCTCGTCCCcgttatttgtatttctttatttgattaaaagtTAGCgctttttttatactttacatTTGGCTCCTGTTCATTCTGAGTTTGGGTCCTGATTTTTTTTACCCTGCAATATACTTATAATATTGCTACTCTATAGGATTTTGATTTACAAACCAAGGTAACCTGTTCAAATTTTGAGTATGGTGAAATTACCGGGCTGTGTCTCAGATGTTACTGTAATACATATCTAATAAGGGTGCTATGGGAGGCTATGGGAGGCGCAGTGGACTAGTGCACGTAATTTGGGGTCAGGGAAGCAtaggttcaatccccactgcagtcattgtgtccttgggcaagacgCTTCACCCTAAGTTGCTCCTGTGGGGTTTGTCCACAGTaatgagtgtatgtaagtcactttggatagaAGCATCTAAcaagtaacatgtaatgtaatgtattaatTGGTATTTGAATGCCTCACTGccattacacaaaaaaaaaagaatgctaTGATTTGCTGGTCTTCAGACAACTGCAGGACCTCACTATTAAACCTGGAGATACAAGTGAAGGTGAGtgtgaacaaataaatgaaaggtaAACTTATAACTTAAGCTGACAATCATTCATTTTACTGGCAGGGCTCTTAGTTTCACTATAGCTACAATTAGTCTTCCCTCTAGGTTTATTTGCAAGTAAAAGAGGAGCAATTCTGGGTGTGCTTGTTGAACAGGCTACAGCTTTAAGCTGGCAAATGTTCATTATGTGAATGAACATGACAGCTTACTTCATTAAAATCAAAGGCCACACTATTTATACTCAATGAAATATACATAGTCAGTCCACCAAGATGGCCGGCGGTTATTTTATACAGGGGTGAATCAAAACCAATTAGAAAGAGTACTGTATCCCTGTAAACAACATTGGCTCTAAAGATGTTTCAAGCAATTTGTACTTCTAGTCAAAACCCCAgtgattcatttaaaatctgaTATTTTGACAGCAGTGGGCCAGATGCTGATATGGGTTGAAATGTTGCATGCTTGAAAAATGAGCAGCCTTTTTCTGCTTTGTGTGATTTGGTGTGTAAATAGACTCTTGCCATTTGAAAACAACTCATGCACTTGTAAActaataaataactttaacattttaacattgataCTTGGTCAATTTGATTTGCACCTGCAAGATTAAGCGCAGTTTACTCAAATAAACTCCAATTTTATCtatgtatatttaatttaatcataGGTAGTGTGACATTGACAACCTTTGCTATTTAATTGTAGATTGGGTAGGTACGATGGGCAGAAGCAAATGTATGCATTGTAGCAAAGCTATTATACTATTGTTGTGGTTATACACAGTGGTCTAATCATTAGGCAGGATTCATTGTGTGAACATGCTGGCAAAATATAATCCTTAGGTGTGAATAGCAATATGAAATGAGGTTCTGATTTGAAACTATAAAAGTAGATGTTCATCTGCATTCTCTTTAGCAGCTCCAAGCCATTGTTACAGTCCATTATTGTTTAACCAGCACCGGTGCTGTCTGTACACAATAAGCAATCAAGTGAGTCTCTTAGGAAGGCCCCTTTATTACAGCACTTTGCAGTGGTAACCAGTGCATGTTATCACtctatttaaaataactttgagTTATGATGtttcaagtttgttttctttacagaaAAATGAGTAAGGATATTTATTATCATGTTTTGAAGGGCATGGGCTAAAGACTGAACAGAGCTGTGGAACCATAACAACAagccattattatttttttatttgcaatttttTGTTGTTCATTGGTTTGTGTATTTCCCTAACTTTATGTTTCTATCAATCATGGCACGATTTGGAATGTTCATATACTTTCAATATAtggcttat harbors:
- the LOC134864440 gene encoding 5-hydroxytryptamine receptor 4, which produces MDNGSLELFEKANTSLQIELQSCTTFRNQASRIFLYALLSVGIVCTVVGNFLVVLSIAYFKQLQSPTNTFVLSLAVADCLVGLVVMPYSMIRTVEGCWYFGVLFCQLHSSLDVMLCTASIFHLSCIAYDRYYAVCNPLVYSLKMSHSRVALLIFICWAIPMLISFCPIMLDLHVAGVDIQLPKDVCVFLVNRIYAVMASLVAFYLPMAIMLIAYWKIFKAAKRQARQISAMESQMAAGVGKDSSKKKRHRNTMKRERKAAKTLGIIMGVFLIFWMPFFTVNIVDPFIEYSTEVVVWDIFLWLGYINSSLNPFLYGFFNRSFRRAFLMFIGCRVCLPGSSPGMDLSHTRKEPNERADQQ